Within Paracoccus jeotgali, the genomic segment GCTTCAGCCGCGCCTCGATCTCGGCCCGGCGCGGTTCGAGGAAGGGCGGCAGGGACAGGCTTTCGCCCAGCGACTCCAGCGGTTCATCGACGGCAAAGCCCGGCCCGTCGGTGGCGATCTCGAACAGGTTGCCGCCCGGCTCGCGGAAATAGAGGCTGCGGAAATAGTAGCGCTCGACCTCGCCGGAATTGGGCAGCCCGAAATCGGCCAGACGCCCGGCCCAGCCGTGGATCGCGGCGACATCCGGCGTGCGGAAGGCGACGTGGTGGACGGCGCCCGCGCCCTGACGCGCCACAGGCAGACCGGGTTGGACCGCGACATGCAGCTCTGCCGCCGCGCCGCCCGGTCCCATCTCGAAGACATGGACGCGGCCTTGCCCGTCGGGGCTGTCATAACCGCGGGTCTCGCGCATGTTCAGCACGCGGGTCAGCACCTCGGCCGTGGGCGCAAGCTGCGGGACCGAGATCGTGATCGGCCCCAGCCCGCGGATCTGGTGCGCGGCCGGCACCGGGCTGCGGTCCCAGGGGTGCACCTCGCCCGCGTCATCGGCGATCAGGCGAAAGCGCTGGCCCTCGGGGTCCTCGAACGCCAGCGTCGCACGGCCGTCCAGCGTGGCGATGCTGCCGTCGCCGCGCCCGGCCTCGCGCAGGCGTTCGGCCCAGTAATCCATGCTGTCCGAAGCCACCCGCAGCCCGGTGCCGCTGATCGAGCGGGTGCCACGGCGTTCGGGCGGTGCCGGCCAATCGAAAAAGGTCAGATCCGTGCCCGGCGTCGCCAGCCCGTCGGCATAGAACAGATGATAGGCCGAGGTGTCGTCCTGGTTCACGGTCTTCTTGACCAGCCGCAGGCCGAGGGTGTCGGTGTAGAAACGCTTGTTCGCCGGGGCGTCGGCGGTGATCGCGGTCAGATGGTGGATACCTGTCAGGTCCATGAAAGCCTCCTGTTGCCGGGTCAGATATGGGCGGCGCATCCGTTCGGCGCCACCGACCGGCGCGTGAAAGCGGCGTTCGGTCCTTGCGAACGGTGGCGGCGCGGATACTGTGCCGCCATGCGCTATACCCTGGACGAGATCGAGGCGTTCCTGACCGTGATGGAGCTTGGCACCATCACCGCCGCCGCCGCGCGGCTGAACCTGTCGAAATCGGTCATCAGCAAGCGGGTGTCGGATCTGGAGCTGTCGCTGGGCGCGGCGCTGTTTCGGCGCAATGCCGGGCGGATCCTGCCGACCGAGGCCGCGATCCGGCTGGACGACCGCCTGCGACCGGCGCTGGCGGAGCTGACCGCCGCCACGGAAAGCGCGGCCTGGGGCGGGGCGACGGGCGAATCGCTGCGCGGCACGCTGTCCATCGCCGCCCCGATGAGCTTTGGGACGCTGTATCTGTCGCCGATCATCGCCCGCTTTGCTGCCCGTCATCCGCAACTGGAACTGCGGATCGACTATGACGACCGGCTGCGCGATCTGGCGCGTGAGGGCTTCGACATCGCCATCCGCATCGGCGAGTTACGCGATTCGGCCCTGATGCAGCGCAAGCTGTGCGAGGATGAGACCGTGCCCTGCGCCAGCCCCGCCTATCTGACCCGGCATGGCACGCCGGAAAGCCTGGCCGATCTGCAACGGCACAGCGTCATCGGCTATCATCACCTGCCCAATGGCAGCCTGTGGCAGACCGGCAGGGACCGCCCGCCCGTCCTCGACAGCCGCATCACGCTGAACAATGGCGAGGCGATGCGCGACATGGCGATCGAGGGGCTGGGGCTGGCGATCCTGCCCGGTTTCATCGCCCTGCCGGCCATCGCGTCGGGCCGGTTGAGGCGGGTTCTGCCGGGGCTTTCGACCCGGACGCTGCCCATCTCGGCTGTGTGGCCGGCGGTCCTGCCCATGCCGCCCAAGCTGCGCGGCTTTGTCGATCACCTTGCCGCCGAACTCGCCGGCGGGCAGCCGTGGCGGGATGCCTGACCCTCGCCACTGGCCGTTCGGGCTATCGGCGGTTGATGTCAAGCTGCCCCTGCACTATATTGTGATCAAGTTCTTGATCCCGAGGTGCAGCCCGGCGCGCCTCTTTTTCCGCCCTCGCGCCTTTTCGGCGCGGCGGAAACCTGTTGCGCTGCTTCTCGGCGCGGGATCGGTCATTCGCCTGCAGGGGCTGTTTCCCTGCCCCGGCCGGGCAGATGCGGAGTTGCATGCAACCGAAACTCTCGGTCAGAAACCTCTACAAAATCTTTGGCAAGCAGCACGCTGCCGCCATGCAGATGCTGCGCGACGGCGCGACCAAGGCCGACATCCTGGAACGGACCGGCGCCACGGTCGGCGTTCAGGATGCCAGCTTTGACGTCCATGAGGGCGAGATTTTCGTCGTCATGGGCCTGTCGGGTTCCGGCAAATCGACGCTGGTGCGGACGCTGAACGGGCTGATCCCGCCCAGTTCCGGCACGATCCGCATCGATGGCGAGGATATCGCCGGTGCCTCGCGCAGCGATCTGCGCCGCATCCGGCGCGAGAAGATCGCCATGGTGTTCCAGCATTTCGCGCTGTTTCCACATTGGACCATCGCGGAAAACGTGGCCTATGGGTTGAAGGTGCGCGGCGTGCCCGCGGCCGAGCGGCGTGTCCGCGCGCTCGAGGTTCTGGAAAAGGTGGGGCTTGCGCCGTGGGCCGACAGCCTGCCTTCGGACCTGTCGGGCGGGATGCAGCAGCGCGTCGGGCTGGCCCGCGGGCTGGCGGCCGACCCCGACATCCTGCTGATGGACGAGCCCTTTGGCGCGCTTGACCCGCTGATCCGCCGCGACATGCAGACCGAGCTGATCAGCCTGCAGAAAGAGCTGAAAAAGACCATCATCTTCATCACTCACGACTTGAACGAGGCGCTGCTGCTGGGCAACCGCATCGCGATCATGAAGGATGGCGAGATCGTCCAGATCGGCACCGCGCAGGAAATCGTCACCAGCCCCGCCGATGACTATGTCGCGGCCTTCGTGGCAGATATCGACCGTGGGCGGGTGTTCACCGTGGACGACGTCTCGGGCGAGCCGATCACCATCCAGCTGCGCGCGACCCCGGTGGCCGAGGCGCTGCGCCTGATGGAGGAACACGGCTCGCACGCGCTGTATGTGCTGGATGGCGAGCGCGTGGCCGGTGTCGTGACCTATCGCGACCTCGCGTCGAGCGAGATGGACAGTTCGACCCCCAGCCCGACGATCAGCAACACGCTGATCACCGAGTTTCCGACCACCAATGCCGATACTCAATTGCACGAGCTTTACGGCGCGGCGGGCGAGGGCTTGCCCATCGCCGTCACCGACGACCGCGACCGGCTGGTCGGCGTCGTCGATCCGCATGAGCTGCTGAGCCACCTTTGGGCCGGCGAAAACGGCGAGAATGGCGAGGGCGAGGCCACCGATGCGGCCCCAGACACGCCTGAAGACACAGCGTCACCGCGCCCACCGTCGCCGCCCGCGCAGCCGGACGCCACTGCGAAGAAGGAGGTTACCGATGTTCAGCCCCGCTGACCTGATGACGCTGCCCTTCGACGATTGGGTGAACTCTTTCGTGCGCGGTTGGCTGGTGCCGAATTTCCGCCCCGCCTTCCGGGCCGCGCAGGTGCCGATCAGCATGGTGCTGGGCGGGCTCGACAGCTTTTTCCGCTGGATCCCGATGCTGGTCATGACGGCGGGCTTTGCCGCCGTGGCATGGCGCACCGCCGGGCGCGGCGTGGCGCTGTTCACGCTGCTGGGCTTCATCTTCATCGACATGATCGGGCTGTGGGACTATACCATGACCACGCTGGCCATGGTCATTACCTCGGTCCTGTTCTGTGCCCTGATCGGCATCCCGGTGGGGATTCTGTCGGCGGGTGCTGACAAGCTGTGGGCGGTGGTGCGGCCCATCCTCGACGTGATGCAGACCATCCCCAGCTTCGTCTATCTGGTGCCCATCGTGATGCTGTTCGGCGTCGGCATGGCACCGGGGATCATTGCGACGATCATCTTTGCGCTGCCGCCCATCGTGCGGCTGACCAATCTGGGCATCCGCAATGTGCGCGCCGATCTGGTCGAGGCGGCCGAGGCCTTCGGCTCAAACCGCTGGCAGATGCTGTGGGATGTGCAATTGCCGCTGGCGATGCGCACCATCATGGCGGGCCTGAACCAGACCCTGATGCTGGCGCTGTCGATGGTCGTCATCGCCGCGCTGATCGGCGCGGGCGGGCTGGGCCTTGTGGTCAACACCGGCCTTGGCCGCATGGATGTGGGCGGCGCGACGGCAGGCGGGGTCGGCATCGTGATCCTCGCCATCGTGCTGGACCGCATCACCCAGGGCCTGACCGAGCCGTCGGCCCGGCGCCAGACCTCGCTGCGCCAGACGCTGGTCGGGTTCTTCCGGCCCGGCGCGCAGATGCAGGCCACCGATATTCCGAAGGCGGGCTGACGCCTGCCACCCTTGCGGCGGGCCGTGCCGGTCCGCCCGACACCCATCTACCAAAGAAGAAACGAAAGGGAGACACGGATGATGTTCCGTTTAACCAAGACCATGACCGCAATCGGCACCGCGCTGCTGCTGGCCGCCCCGGCAATGGCCGCCGAGAAGCCCGGCGAGGGCGTCAGCATCCAGATGGCGCAGCCGACCTGGGACACGGGCTGGTTCCAGACCGCGATCTACAGCGACCTGCTGCGCGAACTGGGCTATGAGGTCTCGCAGCCCATGACGCTGGACAACCCGGCCTTTTATCAGGCGGTGGCGTTCGGCGATGTGACGATGTGGGTCGATGGCTGGTTCCCCGGCCACAACTCGTATCGCGACACCTTCGAGCAGGGGGCCGAGATCGTGGGCGCGGTCGCTCTGGGCGGCGCGCTGCAGGGCTATCTGGTCGACAAGGCCTCGGCCGAGAAATACGACATCACCTCGCTGGACGATTTCAAGCGCGAGGAGGTCCGCGAGGCCTTTGACCGCAACGGTGACGGCAAGGCCGACATGGTCGGCTGCCCGCCCGGCTGGGCCTGCGAAGAGGTCATCGCCCATCATCGCGAAGCCTATGGGATGGACGACTATATCAACGTGACCTCGGCCAACTATTCGGCCGCGATGGCCGATGCCGTCGCCGCCTATGAGCAGGGCGAGCCGATCCTGTTCTATACCTGGACCCCGAACTGGACCGTTAACGAACTGACCCCGGGCGAGGATGTGGTCTGGATTCAGGTCCCCTTCGTCGATCTGGTCGAGACCGAAAAGGGTCTTGAAGACGCGGCCACCATGGAGGGCGTCGAGGGCTGCGTGGCCGATCCCTGCATGCTAGGCTATGTCGCCAATGACATCGTGCCGGTGGTGAACAGCGACTTCATCAAGGACAACCCCGCCGTCCGCGCCCTGTTCGAGGCCGCGGCCATCCCGCTGACCGACATCTACGCGCAGAACGCGCTGATGAACGAAGGCGACGAGGATGTGGAAGGTCACGCCAAGGACTGGATCGCCGAGAACCGCGATCAGGTCGACCAGTGGCTGGAAACCGCCCGCGCCGCGGCCGAGTGATCAAGCCGAACTGACCGGCTGAGACCGAAACCTGACCCGAGGCCTTGCGAGAGGCGTCGGGTTTTCCTTTGCGCTGTCGGGTGTTTCGGTGAGGGCGTGGCGTTCGCGGCTTTCGGGGTCCATCTAATGCGAGTTGGCGGTGCTGCCGCGCCGTCGTCCTTTCCCAGCACCCCAAACGCAAATGGCCCCCTTGCGGGGGCCATTCCTGCAGAAACTCTGCTGTCGTTATTCCTTGGCCATCAGCTGGCCGCGGATTTCGCCATCCGGATACTGCTCTGTATGGACGTTGACGTAGTATTTGCCGTCCTGCAGCTCGGCGATCTGGTCGGCGGTGATATCGGCGCTGCCTTCCATGATCGCGTCGGACATGTCGATGACCGGCGGGGCGTTCTCATCCTCGGCGGCGGGGCCGTGGATATGGGCGGCGGTCGCGTCGCCGGTCAGATCCTGATAGCTGACCACCCAGGACACCGTGTTGGCGTCGGTATCGACCGTCACCTCGGCCGTGCCGGTCGCGGCGCTGTCGGCGGGCGGCACCTCGGCATCGGCGGTCAGATCGGCGGTGTAGGTCATCGTCTCGGCGAAGGCGGGCAGCGCCATCAGCGCACCCGCAGCGAGCGTGGCACCAAAGCGGCGTAGAATTGTCATCTGCATTTCGAAAACTCCTTGAACAGTTGTTTCGACCCCTCTCAACCCGTGAGGTGGGCAGATGTTCCTGCCGACGGCTTGGCTGGGCGGAAATCCGCGTGTATAGCTGCGCGTCGTTCCGGTGCCTGCCTCTGCCGGCGCCGGCCAGCCTGCCGCACTCTGGCGGCGGATCTTAAAGCGGCTGCGCCCGGTGCCGCAAACTGACAAAGAGTAGCCATGTCCCACCCCGCCTACAGGCTGTCCGTCGCGCCGATGATGGACTGGACGGATTTAATATAGAAAACAATGGCTTGCAAGGTGGCGTGTGCACTGAATGTTCCCGTTTTGATCGCAGAATTTCGCGCTCTAGCGTAGGCCAGAGTGGGTCCTTTGGATGACTGGACCGACCGACATTTCGGACAGTTTGAATGGGGCGATCACCGGTTCATGCCGCCGCGATGGCAGCCACTCCGCTTGCCTCGCCCGGCGCTTTGCTTAGGCCGCCACGGCAGCCGGCAACATCCGTCCCAACAGCTTCTTCACAGCCTCGACATGCGATCCCGAGGGACGGGTCATGACGAGGGTTGCGACATGAAGGGTCTCTTCGGCGTCTTCACGTGCAATGGCGTATCGGGTGCATATCGGTTCTGGCGGGAGATCGCCGTGATGGGGGTAGAGCAACATGACGTCCCGGCCATAGAGTTGGCTGTAGGCCATCAGTTGATACACGTCGGCCTGGCTGATCCCCTGTTTGGGGTCGTCAATGCGAGGGGCCATCCGCTTCCACTTGGTGTCGACGACGAGGACGGTTTGATCCCCATTTCTGATGATGAGGTCCGGCTTGGTCCGAAACCGCCCCGTATCGGCTTCGAACAGGCAGTCCCGATGGCCGCCCTGTGCTGAAACCCGGTATCCGCTTCCGGCCAGAGCGCTAGTGACCAGTCTGGCGACGTATTGCTCGAACAAGGCATTCATCTCGAACAAGAGCGCATGACCATTCATAGCCCCCGCGCTGGTCTGCTGGTGCCGATCGCCGAGAAGGAGACGCGCGAAGGAAAGAAGCTCGCGCCACCGCTGATTGGTCCGATCCAGAGTAATCTGGTCCCATCGCAACGCAGGGACGGGAACCTCGGTCACATCCGCATAGGCGAAGCCCAGCTCGCGCAGGATACGCTGATTGTCGGGGGCCTGAGCCACACGCTGCAAACGGGTCACGGCGGCGCGCATCACCTGGTTCAGCGCGATGTCGGAGGACAGCTCGTCGTACCGACAGGCCAGCCGCTGTGGCGTAACCGCATGGCGTGAAAACTGTCGGGTGACGTCGAGCCTTCCGCGCAGGGCGGGGAGGTCGTCTGCATGATCCACATACCGGCGCGGCAGACCCATCCGCACCGCTTCCATCAGGCGGGCGCAAAACAGGCGGATCAACAGTTCCAGAATAGTGTCCTTCTGCCATCCGAGCTGCGCCATCGATCCTGCATCGATCCGCAGATCGTGAACCACCGCCAGCATGTGGATGAGACGGCGACGAAGGGTTTCGTCAGAAGCGTCGTGCTCTCCAAGACCTTCGATCTTGGGGAGGATCTCCAGCTGACATCCCGGCGCGGCGATCACGCCGACCACGCCGCGGGCCCGCAGGCCTTTGCGGCCGTGTTCGAGCACGCCTTCGCCGCCACGACCCGCGAAGCTGGAACGCGCCGCGACGGCGGCAATCCGATCAGCCTCGGCCGTCGGGATGGTGGAGTCGTCATCCCCGTAGCCGATGCGCTGCCATTCGCGGAGAGTGCGGCGGATCATGAGCCGAGCAGCCGCGCATAATCGAAGCTGTCTTCGCGCACGTCCCACCGGAAGCGCGGCATCGCCTCACCATTATCGAGCCCAGGCGGTGCCTTCAGGACCGACCTGTTCAGAAAGCCCCCCTTGATCGGCCTGTCATGCGTTTCCAGATCGCCGAGTACCGCGGCGATCTTCCCCCAGTCCTCGAAGAAGTACTCGGCCAGCAGCGGGATCACCTTGTGCCGCATTACCGCGTCGACATCCGCGCGGGTGTCGCAGCCGGTGAAATAGGCATGCCCGATCTGGTGATCGCGATCGTAGAGATACTCGATGCGTTCATTGATGATGGTCAGAAGGTTCGGCAGATCGATGCCCGTGCGGTCGGCCGCGTCCTTCAGCACGGACGGATCGGGCATCATTTCCCGGAATGTGAATCGCCGCCTCAGCGCTGTGTCGAGCAGAGCGATGGAGCGGTCTGCCGTGTTCATCGTGCCGACGATATGCAGGTTCGACGGAACACCGAACTCATCCCCCGAGTAAGGCATGCGCACCTTGAGATGGTTGGGCTGGCCAAGCCGCTTGTCTGGTTCCAGCAGCGTGATCAGCTCTCCGAACACCTTGGAGATATTGGCGCGGTTGATCTCGTCGATGATCAGGACGAAAGGTTCAGGTTCTGAGGGCCCCTCGTTCCTCTGGCTATTCATGTAGCGTTCAAGCGCGGGCACGTTGAGCGAGGACTTGTCGATTTCATATATTGTTCGCTGAACGAGGCCTACTTTGGCAACGTCGCTGGATTCTATGCCATCCCGATCAACCCAAAGCCAATTCACCGCGCGGCGATGGGCATAGTCTCCAGCACGTCCCTCTATCGGTTCAAACTTGTAGTCTCCCTCGACGATACCAATCGCGCGGACAAGCAAGTTCCCTTTGGTCACGATTAGAACGGCGCCGACTTTCAGGCTGTTCCGAAAAGGTTGGTCATCATCGTGGCAGGCTGAGAGATAAACGCCTCTGGGTCTTCCTTGCGCCGGGCTTCCGCAGCGGCGTGGATTGCCTCCCGAGTGCTAAAGCGGGGATCGGAGAGATCAAACTCGTAGAACCCAAAGATCGCGCAATTCTTCTCAATGGCTTCCTCAAAAAGCGGGGCGTCTTCGGGCAAGTGCTTCGCGCCTATCGACATCTTGAAAACACGTCGGCCTTCGAGCGAAAGCTTTGTTCCAGAACTGACCGTTCCTCGGCTCACTTCCGCGCGTCGCGCGATGCGACGAAAGATCCCTGGTACTGTCTCCAGCCGGAACCCCGCCGAGGATGTGTCCTCGCCATCATCCGCGCCGGTCATCGGCTGCCGGCCCTCGACGAACTCTTCATAAGCCATCGACTGATGGAAGGTAACGAACTCGATCCGCCCCGCGGCAAGAAATCCCTGGTAGACGGCCATCAGATCGTCGCGATCCTCTGGCACCTCTTCCCCACATAATCTGACGGCTTCGGCTGCCGTGCTGAACGTCTTCCCGGTGCCAGGCGGGCCATAGAGTATAAGATTGCTGGCTTTGGGGTGTGCATCGTTTTGGGCGACGGCCATTGTACGTTCCACTTGCTCTCTTGGTTTTTGGATGCCGCCATGGGCAGGCACCCCGATTTTCTCCGCTATGTTTGGGTCCAGTTGGTAGCCGACGAGCTTATCCCCACCGTAGGTCAAATAGTTGACCGTGCCGCCCGCGATGGCTTTGAATCTGGATGCAAGCCCTTCAACAAGCATCGCCCGCGCGACGACGACGATATCTTCAGTTTCAATTGCTTCGTCGGCTTTATTGCCTGCGCCCTTGGGCTTGATCCAATAGGCCGAGATACCGTTGGTCCGGTTGAAGTTCTTCACTGGTTGGTACGGCTTTCCAGCGGCGTCAAAGAGCGTGAATGGACGCTCGTTCTGTGACGCTGCCGCCTCGTCGAGCCCGAAACGAAATACAGTTGCCGAGCTTTGATCAGCACCGATCCGCTCCGGAGCGCTGACCTGTGCGAGGTCCTGGAAAATCTTGCCTGCCAGTGCCTGACAAATGTTCGGCCAAGCCTCATTCAGGTTGAGGGCCGTGTTCACGTCCCGAACGAGCACATCGACATGGGAGGTACCTTCTTCACGTGCGGGCTCGATGTACTTTTCCAGAACGTGTTGCCGAATGCGATCCGCATCCTTCGCTGTGCCCGGCGGATCACCCGCCAAGAACCGGCCGTACTGCGCCAACCAACTGCTCCAGTTCGACAGCCTGTTATGGGGCTTTTCCGAGTCCGGCATCAGGATACGAAAATCTTCGCCTCCTGACCGAGCGTCGTCACGCATCGCTTTGAGACGTTCCCTGAGGCCCACAAACTGATCGGCCTTCCAAGCTGCCTCGAGGTTCTGATAGGGCATACCAAGCGCGGTCAGGTTTCGTTCTAGCGTTCGGACTGCATAGGCCCTCGAGTTTCGCCCTGCTTCCGTTTGCGCACCGCCTTGTTCCAGCCATGCCTTGAATTCGTTCTCGTCCCTCAATTCACTGCCCTTCACGATGCATCTGTCCGCAGTCTCCAACGCTGCTGTCATTCTGTCCAACATTCTGGACTTTGGGAGAAAAAGAAAACCCCTGGGTGCGGAGCCACAACTTTGGAAGCTTATCGGTTTCCGTCAGGCAGCCGGACGGGGGGGCGGGCTGAATTCAATTCGAGAAGGCCGTCGTCACGATCTCCTCCAGGGCGGCGATCTCGGCATCGGTGAGTTTGTCGAAGGGGTCGCGGTCTCGCCTGCGCTTCGGGAACCGCCCGTCATTCTGGGTGACGAACAGGATCACCTGCCGTGCCAGAGCGTCCGGCATCTCGATGCGGTTCATGATGCCGCGCATCGCCGCGTCGTGACGCCTGAGATAGGTGATCTCGCGCGGGAGATCCTCCTCGATGGTCTTGCGCACGCAGTCATAGAGGAATTCGGCCTCCACTGTGCAGTCGTAGAAGCGATAGAGATCGGCCGTGTCGTTCAGCACCTCGACATTGCCGGTGGGCGTTGCGCGCCACGTGATGTGCTCCATCAGCGAGGCGGAGTGACCTTGCAGAACCGCCCGATAATCGTCGATGCGGTCGAGCATCACGGACGAGACCGGGAAGACCATCCCGGGTGGCGTGAACTTCCGCTCGGCGAGAACGTGATGGATCAGGCAGCGGTGCAGGCGACCATTCCCGTCTGCCAGCGGGTGGATATAGACGAAGCCGAAGGCGATGATGGCGGCCTGCAGGACGGGATCGACCTCTTCGGCATCGGTCAGACGGAGCCGGTTGTTGCAGTCGTTCAGCGCCGTCATGAGGTCGGGAACATCCTCGGGCCGCGCGCCGATGAACTCGGGCAAGGGGTCGTTGCTGTGGTCCCGTTCGCCCAGAAAGACCCCGTCGTCGCGATAGCCGATCGGGGTCAGGCGATCGTCGCCGATCAGGATGCGGTGCAGACGGTAGATCTCGGTCTGATTGAGGGGGCGCTTTCCGGCCTCTAGCACGGCGCGTCCCCAGCGTTCCAGGCGGTTGACGGGCGGGCGCTCGCCTTCGATCTCGAAGCTTGCGCGGCTGTCGGCCAGCAGCATGAAGCTCGCCGCGCGCGCCACGACATGGCCGCCTGTCTTGCCGATGGTCTCCTTGGCCCGCGCGGCCAGATCGAGCGAGATCAACGCCTCGAGCTTCTCGGTGCGGCGGATCACCGGGCAGAGGGCACCGGTGCCAAGCAGATTGTCCCGGACGCGGTGGCGCTGCGAGAAGCGCTCCTTGCCGGTGAAATAGTGGGCGGGGTCCAGAGCCGGGACCGCCGTGACGGTTGGCGCATCCTCGAGATCAAGCCTGCGTCCCGTCAGGGTCTCGAAGAAGAACCACAGCCGCCGGGAGAAGGCGCCAGTTGGTGTGGCGCGGACAATCGCTTCGATGTCCTGTTGTGGAACGCCATCGAACACGCGCTTGAGGATCAGGAGGTCGATGGTCTCATGCCGAAGGGCAAAGCTGAGATGGCCCTCCAGCGTCGCATCCGGCAGGTATCGCTTGTCATAGACCTGCCAGATCCCATCCGCGCGGACGTTGCCGCGCACATGTCGCTCCGAGATGCAGGTGGGGTTGCGCACCGGCGCAGGAATGCCGAACGCGGAGACCAGCGCGGCCCAACCTGCGAGGCTGGCCCCTTCGGGAAGGGGCTCATCCTGGAAGAAGGTGGGCGTCAGGCTCTCGGGTCTCATGCGTCGAAAAGGCCTCATGCGCGCGGATTATGACCACAAATCATGGGCCAGTGTCGAAAATCCTTATACGCCGGTTGCGCCGAAAATCAATCATGGATGTCGAAAACGGGTCATGTGAGTTGAGACTGTCGAAAATGGCATCGCGCCAAGCGCGTGGCCAGCCCTGTGCCCAAGTCGGGGGGACCGGCAGCGCGCCGTTTTTGCAACGTGCGCAGAGAGCGGGACGGCCGATCGCCGTTGGGCTGAGTTCAGCCGGGCGGCGCCTCGCGCTTCTTTTGCCGCGCCAGTCGCAGCTCCTCTTCGTAGGACTCGCGCGCCGCCTGCTGTGCGAGGAGACGGACAAGGCGCAGCAAGCGGGGGTCGGGTGACCCACGGGGGGTGAAGGTCAATTCCGGCCCTTCGAAGACCATGCTTTCGCGAAACGCCTCGAATTCGCTTGGCTGGGTCGGGCCGTCTTCTGGGGGATCTTGCTTTGTCATCGCGGAAAACTCCTGACTGAAGGCATTGAACGGGGGGAACCCGTGGTTGAGCCTATGGCGCATTCAAGGAGGAAGACATGTTCATGAACCAGCGAACCCAAGTCGTTTACAGCCTTCTGGCCGAGTATGTGCGCAGCCCCTCCCTGCGCCACATGCGGGAGGAGCGGTCCCTCGCCAAGCTGGCCCTCGAGATCGTCACGAAGCTCGATAAGGACAGTTCGGTCTGGAAGAAATGGGAAGGGCCGCGCGACAAGATCCTCGGCGCGGCCATCGAGTGCTGGATCCCAAAGGCGGACATGCTCGACTTCCTTGACGTTGCCCCCTCTGCCTAATCCAGTTTGAGGTAGACTCTGGCCTAACCGAAAGGACCAGAGATGAAGCGCAGCAGGTTCACCGAGGATCAGATCATCGGCATTCTGAAGGAGCACGAGGCGGGGATTTCCGTTGCCGATCTTTGCCGTAAGCACGGCGTCAGCGATGCGACCGTTTACAAGTGGAAAGCCAAGTATGGCGGCATGGATGTCAGCGAGGCGAAGCGTCTGAAGGCGCTTGAGGATGAGAACGGCAGGCTGAAGAAGCTGCTGGCCGACTCCATGCTCGACAATTCGGCCTTGAAGGATCTGCTCGGAAA encodes:
- a CDS encoding ring-cleaving dioxygenase is translated as MDLTGIHHLTAITADAPANKRFYTDTLGLRLVKKTVNQDDTSAYHLFYADGLATPGTDLTFFDWPAPPERRGTRSISGTGLRVASDSMDYWAERLREAGRGDGSIATLDGRATLAFEDPEGQRFRLIADDAGEVHPWDRSPVPAAHQIRGLGPITISVPQLAPTAEVLTRVLNMRETRGYDSPDGQGRVHVFEMGPGGAAAELHVAVQPGLPVARQGAGAVHHVAFRTPDVAAIHGWAGRLADFGLPNSGEVERYYFRSLYFREPGGNLFEIATDGPGFAVDEPLESLGESLSLPPFLEPRRAEIEARLKPLD
- a CDS encoding quaternary amine ABC transporter ATP-binding protein, with product MQPKLSVRNLYKIFGKQHAAAMQMLRDGATKADILERTGATVGVQDASFDVHEGEIFVVMGLSGSGKSTLVRTLNGLIPPSSGTIRIDGEDIAGASRSDLRRIRREKIAMVFQHFALFPHWTIAENVAYGLKVRGVPAAERRVRALEVLEKVGLAPWADSLPSDLSGGMQQRVGLARGLAADPDILLMDEPFGALDPLIRRDMQTELISLQKELKKTIIFITHDLNEALLLGNRIAIMKDGEIVQIGTAQEIVTSPADDYVAAFVADIDRGRVFTVDDVSGEPITIQLRATPVAEALRLMEEHGSHALYVLDGERVAGVVTYRDLASSEMDSSTPSPTISNTLITEFPTTNADTQLHELYGAAGEGLPIAVTDDRDRLVGVVDPHELLSHLWAGENGENGEGEATDAAPDTPEDTASPRPPSPPAQPDATAKKEVTDVQPR
- a CDS encoding CHRD domain-containing protein — protein: MQMTILRRFGATLAAGALMALPAFAETMTYTADLTADAEVPPADSAATGTAEVTVDTDANTVSWVVSYQDLTGDATAAHIHGPAAEDENAPPVIDMSDAIMEGSADITADQIAELQDGKYYVNVHTEQYPDGEIRGQLMAKE
- a CDS encoding ABC transporter permease — translated: MFSPADLMTLPFDDWVNSFVRGWLVPNFRPAFRAAQVPISMVLGGLDSFFRWIPMLVMTAGFAAVAWRTAGRGVALFTLLGFIFIDMIGLWDYTMTTLAMVITSVLFCALIGIPVGILSAGADKLWAVVRPILDVMQTIPSFVYLVPIVMLFGVGMAPGIIATIIFALPPIVRLTNLGIRNVRADLVEAAEAFGSNRWQMLWDVQLPLAMRTIMAGLNQTLMLALSMVVIAALIGAGGLGLVVNTGLGRMDVGGATAGGVGIVILAIVLDRITQGLTEPSARRQTSLRQTLVGFFRPGAQMQATDIPKAG
- a CDS encoding McrC family protein, whose amino-acid sequence is MIRRTLREWQRIGYGDDDSTIPTAEADRIAAVAARSSFAGRGGEGVLEHGRKGLRARGVVGVIAAPGCQLEILPKIEGLGEHDASDETLRRRLIHMLAVVHDLRIDAGSMAQLGWQKDTILELLIRLFCARLMEAVRMGLPRRYVDHADDLPALRGRLDVTRQFSRHAVTPQRLACRYDELSSDIALNQVMRAAVTRLQRVAQAPDNQRILRELGFAYADVTEVPVPALRWDQITLDRTNQRWRELLSFARLLLGDRHQQTSAGAMNGHALLFEMNALFEQYVARLVTSALAGSGYRVSAQGGHRDCLFEADTGRFRTKPDLIIRNGDQTVLVVDTKWKRMAPRIDDPKQGISQADVYQLMAYSQLYGRDVMLLYPHHGDLPPEPICTRYAIAREDAEETLHVATLVMTRPSGSHVEAVKKLLGRMLPAAVAA
- the proX gene encoding glycine betaine/L-proline ABC transporter substrate-binding protein ProX; the encoded protein is MMFRLTKTMTAIGTALLLAAPAMAAEKPGEGVSIQMAQPTWDTGWFQTAIYSDLLRELGYEVSQPMTLDNPAFYQAVAFGDVTMWVDGWFPGHNSYRDTFEQGAEIVGAVALGGALQGYLVDKASAEKYDITSLDDFKREEVREAFDRNGDGKADMVGCPPGWACEEVIAHHREAYGMDDYINVTSANYSAAMADAVAAYEQGEPILFYTWTPNWTVNELTPGEDVVWIQVPFVDLVETEKGLEDAATMEGVEGCVADPCMLGYVANDIVPVVNSDFIKDNPAVRALFEAAAIPLTDIYAQNALMNEGDEDVEGHAKDWIAENRDQVDQWLETARAAAE
- a CDS encoding LysR family transcriptional regulator, producing MRYTLDEIEAFLTVMELGTITAAAARLNLSKSVISKRVSDLELSLGAALFRRNAGRILPTEAAIRLDDRLRPALAELTAATESAAWGGATGESLRGTLSIAAPMSFGTLYLSPIIARFAARHPQLELRIDYDDRLRDLAREGFDIAIRIGELRDSALMQRKLCEDETVPCASPAYLTRHGTPESLADLQRHSVIGYHHLPNGSLWQTGRDRPPVLDSRITLNNGEAMRDMAIEGLGLAILPGFIALPAIASGRLRRVLPGLSTRTLPISAVWPAVLPMPPKLRGFVDHLAAELAGGQPWRDA